The genomic DNA GACTTTCGTGTGAAGGATCTGGAGTCGCCTGCGGGGTTGTCGCTTGATCGCATCGACCGAAGGAGGATGTTTGCTGAACAACTCGCGCGATGGGACGAGAATCAGGGACGCTCGAATTCGTCGTCCCAGGATTCGGCACTGAATCGCGCTGTGGCTATGGTGACGTCTGCCAAAGCGCGAGCGGCATTTGACCTGGAGGAAGAAACGCCGGCAACCAGACGACGTTACGGCATGAAAACAATTGGGCAAAGCTGCCTGCTGGCTCGACGATTAATTGAACGCGGCGTTCCCTTTGTCACTGTAAACGATCGCGGCTGGGACACGCATGACAACCTTTACACTCGCCTGAAAGAAGGTTACACGGGAGCGAAAACCGGAGTCGGCCTGATACCGTCACTTGACCTCGCGGTGTCATCACTGATTGATGATCTGCGTGATCGAGCTCTTCTGGATGAAACATTGATTGTTGTGATGGGAGAATTTGGTCGAACGCCAAAGATCAATACTTCCGGCGGTCGCGATCATTGGCCACGCGTATTCAGCGTGATGCTGGCTGGAGGAGGCGTTCGTGGTGGTCAGGTGATTGGTTCGAGCGACAGTACAGGCGAATCCCCATCCGAACGTCCGGTCACTCCGTCTGATTTAATCTGTACCATCTACAACATGCTGGGATTCAATCCATCAGACGAACTGCGCACAGACACAGGCCGCCCGGTTCGACTTGCAGGTGACGAGGCGAAAGTCGTGCGGGAGTTGTTGTCGTGAACAATCTGTTGAATGGCTTCTGCGCGCATGGGCCCATCAAAATGCGGGCCGTGGCAATGATCGTTACCGGACTTTCCTGGGGTTGGGCGGTCGGCGACGCGGCAGCAGACGACGAGGGTTCAGCGTCACGGCCTCTGATCACCTGTATGACTGTCACAGCTGATGCAGGCACTTTGCTGGATGCATCACAGCTTGGCGTTCGCGTTCGGGACTCGAAAACGCTTCTGGTCCGGCGGACCATTTCTTCGCCCTGCCGGATGACGAACGCCGTCTGTCTGTCGGCCGATGAAACCAGACTGGTGGCGGCCGGGGGGAACCCGGGCGAATACGCGTGGGTAGCGGTGTATTCCTGGCCGGACTGTCGTCTGCTCTGGCAGAAAACCTTTGCGGACGACGTCGCATACGCGGTATCCCTGGCGCCCGCATCCGGGTGCCTCGCTCTTGGACTCCATGACCAAAGCATCGTGTTGCTGGATCTGACTGATGGGAGACTGCGGCATACGCTGCGCGGGCATTCGCGTCCAGTCACAGCCGTTTGTTTTATTGACGATCAAACGCTGGTCAGTGGCAGTGTCGACCAATCTCTGATTGTCTGGGACTGTGTCCGTGGCACATCGGTGCGGTCCCTCACGAATCATACACAACCCGTCACTTGCATTACGCTGAGACCCATGCGACAGGGGCAATTACCGATGATCGCAACAGCGTCTGAAGACAGGACGGTTCGATTCTGGCAACCGACCATCGGACGACTTGTCAGGTTTCATCGATTGAGTTCGCCGGTGACCAGCCTTGCCTGGGATGGCGATGGAACCCACCTGGTTGCTGGATCGTGGGACGGTCGCGTGCGAACCATCCAGGTAGACACGCTTGAGACGCTTGAAACATGCTGCCATCCGGAAGAATGGATCACGTACGTGACCACAGCGCCGGACGGAAGCTTCACGCTGGTTGCTAATGCCGCAGGAAAGCTCCATGTGCTGCCGGGCCGCCCAACCGCTGCTGTTCAGTGAATTGGTTTGATTGTCATCGCTTTATGATGGACATGCCGCTTTCGTGGCGACGTGGTGTTTGTGCCGATGCGATGATGCTCTGCAGTGTTCAGGGATGTCCATGGACATGTTCCGGATGAATGGCGTCCTGAAAATGGATCAGAGTTTGGCACCCACCGGCCGATTTTTTCTGGATGAATTCGAGAGTCAGATCTGCGTGGGATCAGTTCGTCAGATTTTTGACAGGCATCATTTCTGCGGAACTCACTGGAACACTGCCCTTTTCTGCGCTAATGTAAACGGGCACGCTGTCGTTCGGGCCTGCGACAGCCTGATTCGATGTTCGCTGGTTGGTTGTTCTTCACGGCATCGTTTTCCTGAGGTTTCCTGGCATGACTGATTCTGAGCAGGATGAAAACCCGTCGACTCCAACGACCGCCGAACGTGTCCAACAGCTGGAGCAAGCGCTTCAATTTACGCGTGACGCGTTTCGGGCAACCCAGCAGGAGCTGGTAGAATCACGGCGACAGTTGGTGGAATCCCGGCAACAGCTGCACAGTGCGATCGGAGAGCTCAACAGGGTCAGAGGTGAACGCGATACGCTGCCTTCCGACCTGCAGCAAACGCTTCAGGAGCTGCAGGAGAAAACGGATTTCATTCTGGCTGCAACCGGCGAGGGCATCTGTGAATTCGATTCGGACAGTCGTCTGACATTCATGAACGCGGCCGCAGCCCGCATGCTCGGACGTGAAGCGAATGAGGCTGTCGGGAAGACTGTGTCCGAAATCTTTGGGTTTGAATGTCGTTCGGTTACCGAATTGAACGCAGGCGACTGCGCGGCCGCAGATGTTTCAAAAGAAGGTTTCGCACGTCGAAACCCGCGGGATACTCTTGTAAGGGCAGATGGAACATCATTTCCCGTCGAGCTTGTCGTTTCGCCGGAGTACCCTTCCCGATCCGGACAGACCGGCTCCATTGTCGTCATTCGAGATACGACCGAAACAATTCGAACCCATCAGGAAATCGAACGGCAGCAACAAAGGATTCGCCTGATCGCCGACAGTGTGCCAGCTCTGGTCAGCTATGTTGGTCCGGATATGCGGTACCGATTCGTCAACAAGCGGTATTGCGAATACTTCAATTTGAAACGGGAAGAGATTGTTGGCAAGCATGTCCGCGAGCTCGTGACTTTGGGCGCATTTGATCAGGCCGCGCCAAGAATTCGTCGCGCGTTGGCAGGAGAAACGGTTCACTATGAACTGATTGTCCCGCGTCACGACGGTACACCGTTTTTTGCGAGTGTCACTTACACGCCGGAGATTGTTGAAAATACGGTTCTGGGCGTTGTTGCTATTGTCGTTGACATGACAGCATTAAAGGAGGCGGAAAATCGCTACGAGCGCGCGGCGGCTGGCACTGGTGACGGCATCTTTGACTGGGACATCGAATCGCCGCAGTTCTATGGCTCTCCGAGATTCTGGTTGAAACTTGGTCAGCCAGACCATGATCCGATGGCAACACTGGATGAATACTTTCAGGGCGTGCATCCGGAAGACCTGGACAACTATCGAATACAACTTCAGAAACTTATTGCGGGTGAAATTGAATCACTGGAGTTTGAACATCGTTATTTCGTAACGGACAACGTGTGTGAGTGGTTCCTCACTCGGGGACGGATTGGATTGGATTCGACGCAGAGGAGAAGGTTCTTTTCGGGCTCGATTCGTAAGATCAGCGACCGCAAGCAACTGGAAATCCAGCTACGTGAAGAACTGCGAAAGCGAGACATCTTCCTCGCCATGCTCTCACATGAACTTCGTAATCCGGTAAATGCGTTGATGCTTGCCGCGCAGCTTGGCCTGACGGTAAACCTGTCCGTGACTGAAATGTCCGAATGCATGGAGACAATTGATTCTCAGGCCCGACTGCTGCGACGGCTGCTCGACGATTTGCTGGATCTTTCGCGATTGAACTACAACAAACTGAATCTCAGGAAATCCAGATTCAATGTTTGTAGAGTCGTGCAGGACGCCATTTCCGCACTGCAGGCTAAAGCTGAAAGCAAGTCTGTGGCGCTGAAAGTGACGGCGATGAATGAAGGGCTGTTCGTGGATGCAGACCGCGATCGAATTATGCAGTGCATCCTGAATCTCATCACGAATGCCATCAAGTACACGTCGGCAGGAGGGAACGTGGAGGTATCTCTGGAGGCGGATGAAGGAAAGCTGGAGATCTCTGTCGCAGATGACGGCATTGGAATGTCTGAGCAGACTCTTGCAACGGCATTTGAGATGTTTAGTCAGGCAAATTCTCTCGCGGCTGGCTCAGAAGGAGGCCTTGGACTGGGGCTTGCACTGGTCAGTACCATCTGTCAATTGCATGGGGGAACAGTCACGGCCGAAAGTGAAGGGTTGGGTCGGGGCAGCACGCTTCGAATCACCCTTCCAGGAGTCGTCGCGTCCTTCGACGATCAAATGCCCTCGGGCTCAATGGTCGAGTCAACTTACAGCCCAATTCGTCCTCAGATTCGCCGCATATTA from Planctomycetaceae bacterium includes the following:
- a CDS encoding DUF1501 domain-containing protein, yielding MTTGYANKFKRCDGMSRRAVLQLGQLAGLGIGLSRWNAVSAAAVGDARVSSSTVASKTSALPSETAQIPRPLARSCILIWLDGGPSHLETFDLKPEAAKEVRGPLSAISTRISGVAISECLPELALRMDEIAIIRSMTSPLGEHNLGTHYLLTGYKPTPVLQYPPFHAVASFKRQTDGMPLLPPSIAIPDHRVGGGRFTGSGFLPQEFGPFSIGADPSRPDFRVKDLESPAGLSLDRIDRRRMFAEQLARWDENQGRSNSSSQDSALNRAVAMVTSAKARAAFDLEEETPATRRRYGMKTIGQSCLLARRLIERGVPFVTVNDRGWDTHDNLYTRLKEGYTGAKTGVGLIPSLDLAVSSLIDDLRDRALLDETLIVVMGEFGRTPKINTSGGRDHWPRVFSVMLAGGGVRGGQVIGSSDSTGESPSERPVTPSDLICTIYNMLGFNPSDELRTDTGRPVRLAGDEAKVVRELLS
- a CDS encoding PAS domain S-box protein; its protein translation is MTDSEQDENPSTPTTAERVQQLEQALQFTRDAFRATQQELVESRRQLVESRQQLHSAIGELNRVRGERDTLPSDLQQTLQELQEKTDFILAATGEGICEFDSDSRLTFMNAAAARMLGREANEAVGKTVSEIFGFECRSVTELNAGDCAAADVSKEGFARRNPRDTLVRADGTSFPVELVVSPEYPSRSGQTGSIVVIRDTTETIRTHQEIERQQQRIRLIADSVPALVSYVGPDMRYRFVNKRYCEYFNLKREEIVGKHVRELVTLGAFDQAAPRIRRALAGETVHYELIVPRHDGTPFFASVTYTPEIVENTVLGVVAIVVDMTALKEAENRYERAAAGTGDGIFDWDIESPQFYGSPRFWLKLGQPDHDPMATLDEYFQGVHPEDLDNYRIQLQKLIAGEIESLEFEHRYFVTDNVCEWFLTRGRIGLDSTQRRRFFSGSIRKISDRKQLEIQLREELRKRDIFLAMLSHELRNPVNALMLAAQLGLTVNLSVTEMSECMETIDSQARLLRRLLDDLLDLSRLNYNKLNLRKSRFNVCRVVQDAISALQAKAESKSVALKVTAMNEGLFVDADRDRIMQCILNLITNAIKYTSAGGNVEVSLEADEGKLEISVADDGIGMSEQTLATAFEMFSQANSLAAGSEGGLGLGLALVSTICQLHGGTVTAESEGLGRGSTLRITLPGVVASFDDQMPSGSMVESTYSPIRPQIRRILLIDDLPTGRAMLARCLTANGFEVMEAETGENGIELARKNRPDVVIADIGLPDISGFDVARRLRQHPETRHLPLFALTGYGQESDLLKSKGAGFNLHLTKPVDLSAMLLALAGEYPDAP